The genomic stretch tggggcGGGGTTGCTGGGAGCGAACGTGTGTTTTGGCTTCTGTGTGAAACTGCAGTGAACCCTGTGAAGCTAATAGTGGAGAACAGAGAGTCTTTCTTCCCGGTCGTTAGGCGCTGACTCAGTGAACTGTGGAGTCGACACTTAGAGGGAAAAGTCTctttacagtgtgtgtagagtcAGAACTGACACAGCAGGAGTCTATACAGCTCCCAGAGCAGGAGAACTCCTcaaacgttcattcattcattcatccattcattcattcaccactTCTTCCTGATCCGGTTTGGAATGGATCCACTGTATTTTTCCCAGACCCTGTTTCTGACGGATGTAAACAGCCTCTGTGTTGATCAGCTGTCCTTCAGCTCTGTGCCTGGTTCCAAAAGCAGTGGAgactgaaacactccttataacttcagtgtgagtgggcggagctaaacCGCTCTCGACTGAACGAGCCAGTAGGAAGCAGGAAGTGAGATGGGTGTCTTTGTAGCAGCGGTCCATACACCACAAATGTTGGCCCAACCACGGCAAGAAATgtctgtcaaaataaaagtcctgcgTTAGCTAGATAAGCcttttaaaaccaatgtatgtggaTCCTATGACACATCCCCATGACCCATTTGGACCCTTTCAGGACCTtagctctagagcagctgcacatgggcCACAGGTCATCATTTAGCAACAGGTCTGAGCTGGAGTGGAGCTTAGAATCCATcagaaagtgtgtttgtgtggctaTACGCAATCAGATTCTCAAAGGAATTCTCTAACATCTGGTTTAAGACTTTTCGAGATGCTGTTTCTTACATAATaaatttcacaagaaataaAATGACGATCATGATATTAATCtaaaaaccctgtgtataaagctctgagtgtgtgtcctctccatgtgctgctctgtagtcggtttgctctggaaaccgctctaatgtgtttacgaagccccggtgtctgtaaatgggtaaaaaaaaaatgtctgggtccggtgctaggctttctctctctctctaagaacGCCATTCCTTcttaaaaaaatgcagagcttctgaatgtaaacaaaccagagagaactgtgtttccctcAATTGCATACATTCCCTTTAATGTGTTACTGGAACAATACTCAGATAAACACAGAGTTCTCATCACTGTGTCTTACTGTACAGAGAATGGGATTTCCACATCTCTCAacagagaggaacagagagagagagagagagagagagagagagagagagggtggagtTCAACAGAATAAGATGGAGGGGTTGTGTATACTCAGGGGCAATATAAACAGGAGATGTTGGGGTGATAAGGAAATTAAGGAAAAGGGTGCAactcaaataaacacagacttaaacaaacacatacacaaacacacactgttggTCACTCAAACGGTCAGTCACTTGCTGGAGAGAGCGAgacagtatctctctctctctctctctctctctctctctctctctcatatacagGGCGACTCTGAAAGATGTTTGGAGCCGAGGAAGTGCCTGGAGAACATTTAAGAACATGAGAAGCTTATGACCAAGCGAGGTCTTTGATAGAAGCCTTGTTCCACTCAGAACTGAGGACTGTCTGCAGAACTTCAGCTTGTGCACTCACAGAAGAACCGATCAGTCCTGGACAGTCCAAACAGGAACAAGGTTCTTGCAGGAACAGAGGAGATTTGGGACCAGACCCGTGAGGAGACCTCAGCTGACAGAGGGAACCCCAGGAGCAACCACTGGGAACTAATAGTTGCAAGGGACTCTAGGAGAACGGAACCCCTTTTAGTGAGGGATGAAGAACTTCTGATGTTCCTGTTTTGTTGAAGGTAAACCTTACGAACCAACAGGACACCTTCTGGAAACACTGTGAATGCTGAAGACTTCACTGAGACACTGGAGTGTTTCCAAAGTAAAACTGGGTTCTATCAAGCCCTGAAGACTTTACATACGCTTCTACCATAGTTCTAGGTCATACAAGAGCCAACAAGAGCCAATGAAACCACCAGAATGCTCCCCTCTGGACCAGTCGTGGACTTCCTTCCTAAAGCATGCCCCGTGCCTGCGGATCAACACCCTAGATTTCTCCGACCTGTGGGATGAAGAGGATCTGGACCTGGACGCTGGTGAGGATGACTCCGCCCACAGCAAGTCACCACCCGCTCAAACCCCAGGAGACAAACCGGAACCTCCGACACCTCCACCAGCCCCGCCTTTGGCTCCTCCTCTTCTGTCTGGTACCAGTCCAGTACTTCCTGAGCCCAACCAACGCACTCTGAGGCTCCACTGGAGGGCGCTGTTGAATTTGCCACCCTTGCCCAGAGTGAGCCGCTTTGGGAGGCAGTCGATTTGGGCCGGACTGGAACCGGTTCATGTGGACACCAACAAGCTGGAGTACCTGTTTGAGAACAAGAACAGCAGCAACAAGGTCCTCTCTGCTCTGACGGGTGGAAGACGGGTAAGGGCTCGGCGGGAGTTCGCTCTTTATACTGGGTTTTAATGTAATGTGGAGTTCTGGAGCACAGCACTGTGTCCATCAGCATCTTTATTTTCACAGAAATCATGGGTTCACAGTTTAAAACACAACCGTGCTGTGAGGCATTTGTTATAGAGTAAAAATTgtgtaataattaaataaacccCTCAGGTTCATCTCTGCTATAGATGGCATGGTATGTAAATGAGCAGTATGTAAATGAGCCATATGTAaatggttttgtttgtgtgtgtgtgtgtgtggcgacTAACATGAGCCTCCAATCTGCCACCTAATCAGTGCCACATGTAACGTTTATTTTGCTAAAGTGACAACATCATAAAGACAGCAGCTGGGCTCAGATCGTCAAGGAAAATCCAGAACCTGAAGAAGTTCTTTTGTGTTTGCAGCTGAAGCAgccgtgtgtgtctgtgctgggCGTGAAGCGCAGTAACATCATCACCATCGCCCTGAGCAGTCTGCCCCCTCCCCACCTGCTGCCCCCGGCCATCTACAGCATGGACTCCAGTGTGCTGGACAGGGAAGACGTCCAGGTAATATTCTAATGCATCATCTCCTGCGGGCCCAGCGTGTGTATGTCACACCACCAGGGAACCCAGGTTTAGATGACctttgtatctccaaaatatttCCTTTTTTGAAGTTAACGGAACAACATTTAGATTCTGAGCTGATCTCAGTTCTCTCTGGAAGAGCCCCTTCGAcccacagctgtggacagagaTCATTCGCCCTGAagcttttacaaactggtaacTCTGGGTGTGAGGGGTGTAGGGTCTGGTGATCAGAGGGGGTGGGCAggacagactctacagattcacAGAGGATTTGCcccttgtttctgcactgtgTTCTCACTGAGAGATTCACAACAACATCCAGAaacgtccaatcagaagcgcCCGAGGGTTAAGTTGCAAACGCTGACCATGGACAGAGCTGCAGTGGGTTTCTGAATCCCTCAGTGGGAGGAGATAAAAGCACCCTGTGAAAGTGAGAATGTGTTGTGATGTGTTCTGCAGAAGCTCCAGTCGCTGGTTCCCTCTGAGGACGAGCTGCGTTTGATTAAACAGGCTAAGGCCCAGACCCCCTGCTGCCCCCTGGCTCCAGCCGAGCAGTGCCTCCTCATCCTGGGCAACATCACTCACCTGAGCGCCCGGCTCCAACTCTGGGCCTTCACACTGGACTACGACACACTGGAGAGGGTGAGGAGCATGCTTTTTCATTTTACACAACAGACATTACACTGACACTTGCTGGCCTGGAGGCGTCAGTGACTTTGACAAAACCTGTTTTCGTCATGGCGCCCCCGTGTGGTCgacacactctgtggagcataaactccAGGGACTCAGGGAGATGCCCATCGCTTGCAGTTTGTAGACTTTAAATGTGTGAAATGAATGACTTTCATAAACATTGCTTGTTGtagactgactgcacctttaaagtgaGTGTCTGCATGTTTATTACACTGACGTGGCAGTTCTGCAGCTCTGCAGCTCGTCTCAGGTGTTTTCCCCACTgactgtgtttgttgttgtgctgCTTGACTTCGTGCTGTGTTTGGATGTTTGAATAAACAGGAAATTGCGGAGCCTCTCTTTCATCTGAAGTTTGCGATGGAGCAGCTAGCAGCCAATCAGACGTTCCGATGCATCCTGGCCACGGTGCTCGCCATTGGGAACTTTCTGAACGGATGCAAGGTgaattctctctctgtgttgatTGACGCTGATGTTGTTTATAAACTCCTTAAGAAACATGAacaaaatgggatgctctggagcagctgcacatgagcttaaagcGACGCTATGTAACCATTTTTGTCTAAAAATTTTTTGCTTTGAAATCATTGTTATGAGGTAGTGTCCTTTAATAGGGAAATCAGCGTCTATGGTGCGGTTACAGGTTGAGCACAATAGAAACTAGACTTtgtaggagggtaggaaacctctCACAAGAACTGTGCACAGCTTCACAGCACAAGCCATATGCACTAACAACTGTGGAGGAagggaagaagagaaaaaagagcatgactgtgtgagtgagcagACAACTGTAAATTGATTCAAGGCTGTGCTGGGAACGTGAATAACACTCTGCGATTCTAGAGGGAGCccatgagcaaaaataccaaatcttacatagCTTTGCTTTAAGGTCACCAGGCTCAATGCCCTGTGTAAAGACCCCTCCATCAGCATTACAGAGAGATGAAGAGCAAGTGAAAAGTTACGTGTTCTGTGTCTCTCCAGGCTCGAGGATTTGAGCTGAGTTACCTGGGGAAACTCTCTCAggtgagagacacacacagccgCCAGCCGCTCCTGCagcacgtgtgtgtgttactgctccagCTCTACCCACAGTCCTCAGATCTGTACTCTGACATCACCGCTGTCACCCGAGCCAGCAAGGTAAGGCAATGGAGCATTTATTCTGCATTTAAGGGAACCAATAAAGTGTGACTGTGGCTCCTGTGACTGCTTTTGCTCTTCTATTGAGGCTTTGGGCTGgatgttagaacattgctgtgaggatgtgatggtCATGTTGTGTTTTAAGTAACTGAAGTGTATTATTAACACTCTCACCTCAAGGCTCCACACACTCCATGCACTAAATTCTACTAAACACAAAAGAAGATGAGAATACTTATTAACCCCCAGGAAGAAACAGAGGCACTGCATTTAACCTAGCCATGGCTGCTCCCTGCAGTTCAGAACAGATTGTAATGAATCCCACTTTAGTGCAGGTCAACGGTGCCCCACTGTGAAGTAATGGTAATAGTAGTGATAGTAGAGGTGGTaatagtagtagtggtagtggTGGTAATAGTAGTGGTAGAAGAGGTGGTAATAGTAGAAGTGGTagtggtggtagtagtagtggtaATAGTAGAAGTGGTAGTGGTGGTaatagtagtggtagtagtagtggtagtagaGGTGGTAATAGTAGAAGTGGTAGTGGTGGTAATAGTAGTGATTGTAGTGGTGGTAATAGTAGTGGTAGTAGAGGTGGTAATAGTAGTGATAGTAGTGGTGGTAATAGTAGTGGTAGTAGAGGTGGTAATAGTAGAAGTGGTGGTAGTAGAGGTGGTAATAGTAGAAGTGGTAGTGGTGGTAATAGTAGTGATAGTAGTGGTGGTAATAGTAGTGGTAGTAGAGGTGGTAATAGTAGTGGTAATAGTAGTGGTAGCagtggtggtagtagtagtggtagtagaGGTGGTAATAGTAGAAGTGGTAGTGGTGGTAATAGTAGTGGTGATAATAATAGTGGTAGTAGAGGTGGTAATAGTAGAAGTGGTAGTGGTGGTaatagtagtggtagtagtagtggtagtagaGGTGGTAATAGTAGAAGTGGTAGTGGTGGTAATAGTAGTGATTGTAGTGGTGGTAATAGTAGTGGTAGTAGAGGTGGTAATAGTAGTGGTAGTAGAGGTGGTAATAGTAGTGATAGTAGTGGTGGTAATAGTAGTGGTAGTAGAGGTGGTAATAGTAGAAGTGGTGGTAGTAGAGGTGGTAATAGTAGAAGTGGTAGTGGTGGTAATAGTAGTGATAGTAGTGGTGGTAATAGTAGTGGTAGTAGAGGTGGTAATAGTAGAAGTGGTAGTGAtggtagtagtagtggtagtagaGGTGGTAATAGTAGAAGTGGTAGTGATGGTAGTAGAAGTGGTAGTGGTGGTAATAGTAGTGGTAATAGTAGAAGTGGTAGTGGTGGTaatagtagtggtagtagtggTGGTAATAGTAGTGGTAATAGTGGTGGTaatagtagtggtagtagtggTGGTAGTAGAGGTGGTAATAGTAGAAGTGGTAGTGAtggtagtagtagtggtagtagaGGTGGTAATAGTAGAAGTGGTAGTGGTGGTAATAGTAGTGGTAATAGTAGAAGTGGTAGTGGTGGTAATAGTAGTAGCGATAGTAGAGGTGGTAATTGTAGAAGTGGTagtggtggtagtagtagtggtagtagcAGTGGTAATAGTAGAAGTGGTAGTGGTGTTaatagtagtggtagtagtggTGGTaatagtagtggtagtagtggTGGTAATAGTAGTGGTAGTA from Hoplias malabaricus isolate fHopMal1 chromosome 2, fHopMal1.hap1, whole genome shotgun sequence encodes the following:
- the si:ch211-63p21.2 gene encoding FH1/FH2 domain-containing protein 1 — its product is MKPPECSPLDQSWTSFLKHAPCLRINTLDFSDLWDEEDLDLDAGEDDSAHSKSPPAQTPGDKPEPPTPPPAPPLAPPLLSGTSPVLPEPNQRTLRLHWRALLNLPPLPRVSRFGRQSIWAGLEPVHVDTNKLEYLFENKNSSNKVLSALTGGRRLKQPCVSVLGVKRSNIITIALSSLPPPHLLPPAIYSMDSSVLDREDVQKLQSLVPSEDELRLIKQAKAQTPCCPLAPAEQCLLILGNITHLSARLQLWAFTLDYDTLEREIAEPLFHLKFAMEQLAANQTFRCILATVLAIGNFLNGCKARGFELSYLGKLSQVRDTHSRQPLLQHVCVLLLQLYPQSSDLYSDITAVTRASKCDYSQMQSNLAQLESLCRSSWEQLHVLEKDEERKKGGSREDRRNGNEGSLRQELPHFLKECGERLKVLRAVHRRVINRFHSFLMYLGYSRSMVRETSPDAFCKTVSDFALEYRATRHSILQQREREQERENEREKERERDEERGQGVSTPKSNVRALQNQSQDNEEQLKLEEVLKTPTSSSCFDFSVPQHRSKTPSTRGSVPRRLKW